One segment of Pseudofrancisella aestuarii DNA contains the following:
- the aceF gene encoding pyruvate dehydrogenase complex dihydrolipoyllysine-residue acetyltransferase, which yields MSLEIVKVPDIGDYDSVDVIEVNVSVGDVVSVEDSLITLETDKASMEVPSPVAGKISKITVKVGDKVSEGAAIMEIEVEGAASTKESTAEENNAAPKAADSSSTAASKIVEVEVPDIGDYDSVDVIEVSVKAGDTVEKEDSLITLETDKASMEVPSPVSGKVVEVIAKVGDKVSQGSIILKIESGDSASSAPAKQESASDSSSKAASSEVVDVEVPDIGDYDSVDVIEVSVKAGDKVEKEDSLITLETDKASMEVPSPASGEVVEVIAKVGDKVSQGSLILKIKTVGSVSSTATQSQESKSAPAKQEAPKSVDTAPVASSEIVDNSNAHASPSVRKLARILNVDLSKVKATGRKGRVSKEDCYNYIKTAVTQVQSGKVASSSNSGAGLDLLPDPVVDFSKFGEIETQPLTRINKISAKNLHRNWVKIPHVTFYDDADVTDLEEFRKSKKAFSDKTGIKITPLSFLIKAAAVALKEFPKFNSSLSADGENLIIKKYYNIGFAADTPAGLMVPVVKDADKKGIVEISKDIMDLAGKARDGKLGSKDMTGATFTISSIGVLGTTSFTPIINMPEVAIMGVSKTAVKPVWNGKEFVPKSMLPLSLSTDHRVIDGAYAAKFLTRYCQILSDLREIIM from the coding sequence ATGTCTTTAGAAATAGTTAAGGTACCAGATATAGGTGACTATGATTCAGTTGATGTTATTGAAGTAAACGTTTCTGTGGGAGATGTTGTTTCTGTTGAGGATTCTTTAATAACGTTAGAAACAGATAAAGCTAGTATGGAAGTTCCATCTCCAGTGGCGGGAAAAATATCTAAAATAACTGTTAAAGTTGGAGATAAGGTTTCTGAAGGTGCTGCTATTATGGAAATAGAAGTTGAAGGTGCTGCCTCAACAAAAGAAAGTACAGCTGAAGAAAATAATGCAGCTCCAAAAGCGGCTGATTCTTCAAGTACTGCGGCATCAAAAATAGTTGAAGTAGAAGTTCCAGATATAGGTGACTATGATTCGGTTGATGTTATAGAAGTATCTGTGAAAGCTGGCGATACAGTTGAGAAAGAAGATTCTTTAATAACGTTAGAAACGGATAAAGCTAGTATGGAGGTTCCATCTCCAGTATCTGGTAAAGTCGTAGAAGTTATAGCAAAAGTTGGTGATAAAGTTTCCCAAGGAAGTATTATTCTAAAAATTGAATCTGGTGATTCTGCTTCTTCAGCTCCAGCTAAACAAGAATCAGCTAGTGATAGTTCTTCTAAAGCAGCCTCTTCTGAAGTAGTTGATGTGGAAGTTCCTGATATCGGTGACTATGACTCAGTAGATGTTATAGAGGTATCTGTAAAAGCAGGTGATAAAGTTGAGAAAGAAGATTCTTTAATCACACTAGAAACAGATAAAGCTAGTATGGAAGTTCCGTCTCCAGCATCTGGTGAGGTTGTAGAGGTCATTGCAAAAGTTGGAGATAAAGTTTCTCAAGGTTCATTGATTTTGAAAATTAAAACAGTGGGTTCAGTATCATCTACTGCTACACAATCTCAAGAATCAAAATCTGCACCAGCTAAACAAGAAGCGCCTAAGTCTGTAGATACAGCTCCAGTTGCTTCTAGTGAGATTGTTGATAATTCTAATGCTCATGCATCTCCATCTGTGAGAAAGTTAGCTAGAATCTTAAATGTAGATCTTTCAAAAGTAAAAGCTACTGGTCGTAAAGGAAGAGTTTCAAAAGAAGATTGTTATAATTATATTAAAACTGCTGTTACACAGGTACAAAGTGGTAAAGTTGCATCATCTTCTAATTCTGGCGCTGGCTTAGATTTATTACCTGATCCGGTTGTGGATTTCTCTAAGTTCGGAGAGATAGAGACTCAACCTTTAACTCGTATTAATAAAATTAGTGCAAAAAATCTTCATAGAAACTGGGTTAAGATTCCTCATGTTACATTCTATGATGATGCAGATGTTACTGATTTAGAAGAATTTAGAAAATCTAAGAAAGCATTTTCAGATAAAACTGGAATAAAAATAACTCCTTTATCTTTCTTGATAAAGGCTGCCGCTGTTGCATTAAAAGAGTTTCCTAAATTTAATAGTTCTTTATCTGCTGATGGTGAAAATCTGATTATTAAGAAATATTATAATATTGGTTTTGCTGCAGATACTCCAGCTGGTCTTATGGTTCCAGTTGTTAAAGATGCTGATAAAAAAGGAATTGTTGAGATTTCTAAAGATATTATGGATTTGGCAGGTAAAGCTCGCGATGGTAAGTTAGGTAGTAAAGATATGACTGGTGCTACATTTACTATTTCAAGTATAGGCGTGTTAGGTACAACTTCATTTACTCCTATTATTAATATGCCAGAAGTTGCTATTATGGGTGTTTCGAAAACAGCTGTTAAACCTGTATGGAATGGTAAGGAGTTTGTTCCTAAATCTATGCTTCCTCTATCGTTATCTACAGATCATAGGGTGATAGATGGTGCGTATGCGGCTAAATTCTTAACAAGATATTGTCAGATTCTTTCTGATTTACGTGAAATTATAATGTAA
- the aceE gene encoding pyruvate dehydrogenase (acetyl-transferring), homodimeric type: MSDLINDIDALETQEWLEAFEDVVQREGVERARFLFEKLLDRGAELGIQNTYANTQTRKYINTIDVSDQPDYPGNLSLEERIESITRWNSVVIVAEANNIDSSIGGHIGTGAGALTLYEVGYNHFFQAPNETQAGDLIFYQGHASPIIYARSYLEGRFTKAQLENFRKQAFDPKNAVSSYPHPYLQPTYWQFPTVSMGLGPLQAIYQARFMKYLEARGLAKTDGRKVWAFCGDGEMDEPESIGSITRAGREGLDNLIFVVNCNLQRLDGLVNGNGNIVEELAGVFTGAGWNVIKVLWGGDWDKLLKDPVAGRKLQDRLSSLNDGQFHTIKAHGGGECRQVVFSGDEDLENLAKGMTDDDLKALRRGGHDPVKIYAAYKKAVTPNGKPTLILPMTVKGFGLGEYGESKNIAHNVKKLDKEALRYLRDRFNIPATDEQVENYRLLSLAEDSPEMKYLKAKRESLGGYIPARFENNDALPIPHYTDFAKALLESSGDRDFSTTTAFVRMLTNLAKDKQLGKHLVPITVDESRTFGMEGLFRQLGIYNPKGQQYTPEDQGQLMFYKESTDGQILQEGINEQGGFSSWLAAATSYSVHRVPMIPFMIYYSMFGFQRFGDLAWAAGDSMAKGFVMGGTSGRTTLNGEGLQHEDGHSHIQAGLIPNCVSYDPTYAYELAVILWHGMKRMYVDGDKVYYYLTIMNENYSHRAMPEGSEEGIIKGLYKIEDNKPADKHVQLLGSGSILKEVEAAAKMLKDEYGVTSNIWSMTSANELYREAKDVARWNMLHPTESKRDSYIEKCFKDNKGPVVVSTDYIKLYTDQLREFMPENYVNLGTDGFGRSDTRAALRSFFEVDRYHVVVAALGALVKDGKVQASVVKDAIEKYGIDAERVAPLYS; the protein is encoded by the coding sequence ATGTCAGATTTGATTAATGATATAGATGCTTTAGAGACTCAAGAATGGCTTGAAGCTTTTGAAGATGTAGTTCAAAGAGAGGGTGTTGAAAGAGCTCGATTTCTTTTTGAAAAATTATTAGATAGAGGAGCTGAATTAGGAATACAAAATACGTATGCTAATACACAGACAAGAAAGTATATAAATACTATAGATGTCAGCGATCAACCTGATTATCCTGGTAACCTTTCTTTAGAAGAGAGAATAGAGTCTATTACTCGTTGGAACTCTGTTGTTATAGTTGCTGAAGCAAATAATATTGATAGTAGTATTGGTGGTCATATTGGTACTGGAGCTGGAGCTTTAACTTTATATGAAGTTGGATATAATCACTTTTTCCAAGCGCCTAATGAAACTCAAGCAGGCGATTTGATTTTTTATCAAGGTCATGCATCTCCTATTATTTATGCTAGATCATACTTAGAGGGAAGATTTACTAAGGCGCAATTAGAGAATTTCAGAAAACAAGCATTTGATCCTAAGAATGCGGTGTCTTCTTATCCACATCCATATTTGCAGCCAACATATTGGCAGTTTCCTACTGTATCTATGGGTCTTGGGCCATTGCAGGCTATTTATCAAGCTAGATTTATGAAATATTTAGAGGCTCGTGGTCTTGCTAAAACAGATGGACGTAAAGTTTGGGCATTCTGTGGTGATGGTGAGATGGATGAACCAGAATCTATTGGTTCTATTACTAGAGCAGGAAGGGAAGGTTTAGACAATCTTATTTTTGTTGTTAACTGTAACCTTCAAAGATTAGATGGTCTTGTAAATGGTAATGGTAATATTGTTGAAGAGTTGGCAGGGGTATTTACTGGTGCTGGTTGGAATGTTATCAAAGTTCTATGGGGAGGTGATTGGGATAAATTGCTTAAAGATCCTGTTGCAGGTAGAAAATTACAAGATAGATTAAGTTCATTAAATGACGGTCAGTTCCATACGATTAAAGCTCATGGTGGCGGAGAGTGTCGTCAAGTTGTATTTAGTGGAGATGAAGATTTAGAGAATCTTGCAAAAGGCATGACAGATGATGATTTGAAAGCACTTCGTCGTGGTGGCCATGATCCTGTGAAAATTTATGCTGCTTATAAAAAAGCAGTTACGCCAAATGGTAAGCCAACTTTAATTCTACCAATGACAGTAAAAGGTTTTGGTTTGGGCGAGTATGGTGAATCTAAAAATATTGCTCATAACGTTAAGAAATTAGATAAAGAAGCTTTAAGATATCTTAGAGATAGATTTAATATTCCTGCTACAGACGAGCAAGTTGAAAATTATAGACTACTTTCTTTAGCTGAAGATTCTCCAGAAATGAAGTATTTAAAGGCTAAAAGGGAATCTTTAGGTGGATATATTCCAGCAAGATTTGAGAATAATGATGCTTTACCTATTCCACATTATACAGACTTTGCAAAAGCATTGTTGGAGTCTAGCGGAGATAGAGATTTTTCTACAACGACAGCTTTTGTTCGTATGTTAACTAATTTGGCAAAGGACAAGCAGTTAGGTAAGCATCTAGTTCCTATTACGGTTGATGAGTCTCGTACTTTTGGTATGGAAGGATTGTTTAGACAGTTGGGTATTTATAATCCTAAAGGTCAACAATATACTCCTGAAGATCAAGGTCAGTTAATGTTCTATAAAGAATCTACAGATGGTCAAATCTTACAAGAAGGGATAAATGAGCAGGGTGGATTCAGTTCATGGTTAGCGGCTGCGACATCTTATTCTGTGCATAGAGTGCCTATGATTCCGTTCATGATTTATTATTCAATGTTTGGTTTCCAAAGATTTGGCGATCTTGCTTGGGCTGCTGGCGACTCTATGGCAAAAGGTTTTGTTATGGGTGGTACATCTGGTCGTACAACTCTTAATGGTGAAGGTCTTCAGCATGAGGATGGTCATAGCCATATTCAAGCGGGCTTAATTCCTAACTGTGTTTCTTATGATCCTACGTATGCTTATGAGCTAGCGGTGATTTTATGGCATGGTATGAAGCGCATGTATGTTGATGGTGATAAAGTTTATTACTACTTAACTATCATGAATGAAAACTATTCTCATAGAGCAATGCCAGAAGGTTCTGAAGAAGGAATTATTAAAGGTCTATATAAGATTGAAGATAATAAACCAGCTGATAAACATGTTCAACTTTTAGGTTCAGGTTCAATTCTTAAAGAAGTTGAAGCTGCTGCTAAGATGTTAAAAGATGAGTATGGTGTTACTTCTAATATTTGGAGCATGACAAGTGCTAATGAACTTTATAGAGAAGCTAAAGATGTGGCTAGATGGAATATGTTACATCCTACAGAATCTAAGAGAGATAGCTATATAGAGAAGTGCTTTAAAGATAATAAAGGTCCTGTTGTTGTATCTACCGATTATATTAAGCTTTACACTGATCAGTTAAGAGAGTTTATGCCTGAGAATTATGTAAACTTAGGTACCGATGGTTTTGGTAGATCTGATACTAGAGCAGCTTTACGTAGCTTCTTTGAAGTCGATAGATATCATGTTGTAGTGGCCGCATTAGGCGCTTTAGTTAAAGATGGTAAAGTTCAAGCTTCTGTTGTTAAAGATGCTATTGAAAAATACGGAATTGATGCAGAGCGTGTAGCTCCTCTGTATAGCTAA
- a CDS encoding class I SAM-dependent methyltransferase has protein sequence MSLLDIVKKEIHKSDEKIISFRDFMNIALYYPGLGYYSSSKDKVSEYGDFITATSQTSIFATVFANQFADVLKKLGKDSNIVEFGAGTGKFAVDCMNELNRLKVLPKKYFIIELSNDLKFRQQAYVKERVPENLQDKFIWLTELPKEQIKGVVFANEVLDAMPVDIFRKSDMKIFQQGVSISEGELKLIDLPVNDKRFSSEIDKVLADGITFSEGYTSELNTWIKPWIKSISETLKQGVVFLCDYGYHRSLYYLPERNMGTLACYYRHKVNYDPFLNIGEQDITAHVDFTSVAEAVNDCEFEIEGYMTQANFLKRANVSEIFLEIRKQLDQKYLAKYSQDLKELLLGDKLAETFKVFCFSRGIDEILEVFDNDDNLDYLL, from the coding sequence ATCTCTTTATTAGATATCGTTAAAAAAGAAATTCATAAGTCTGATGAAAAAATTATTTCATTTAGAGATTTTATGAATATAGCTTTATATTATCCTGGTCTAGGATATTATTCCTCATCAAAAGATAAAGTTTCCGAATATGGTGATTTTATAACGGCAACTTCTCAAACTTCTATTTTTGCCACTGTTTTTGCTAATCAGTTTGCAGATGTTTTAAAAAAGCTCGGTAAAGATTCTAACATTGTTGAGTTTGGTGCTGGAACTGGGAAGTTTGCAGTCGACTGTATGAATGAGTTGAATAGGCTTAAGGTGCTTCCGAAAAAATATTTTATAATTGAGTTAAGCAATGACCTTAAATTTAGGCAACAAGCTTATGTTAAGGAACGTGTACCTGAAAATTTACAAGATAAATTTATTTGGTTAACGGAATTACCGAAAGAGCAGATTAAAGGAGTTGTATTTGCAAATGAGGTTTTGGATGCGATGCCTGTAGATATCTTTAGAAAAAGTGATATGAAAATATTTCAACAAGGAGTAAGTATTTCAGAAGGCGAGCTGAAGCTGATTGATTTGCCAGTAAATGATAAAAGATTTAGTTCTGAAATTGATAAAGTTTTGGCTGATGGGATAACTTTTTCTGAAGGCTACACTAGTGAGTTAAATACTTGGATTAAACCTTGGATTAAGTCTATTTCAGAAACTTTAAAACAAGGGGTCGTTTTTCTATGTGACTATGGTTATCACAGGAGTCTATACTATTTGCCTGAAAGAAATATGGGTACTTTAGCTTGTTATTATAGGCATAAAGTTAATTATGATCCATTTCTAAATATTGGTGAGCAGGATATAACAGCACATGTTGATTTTACATCAGTGGCAGAAGCCGTTAATGATTGTGAATTTGAAATTGAAGGCTATATGACGCAAGCGAATTTTCTTAAAAGAGCAAATGTTTCTGAAATTTTTTTAGAAATTAGAAAGCAACTTGATCAAAAATATTTAGCTAAATACTCCCAAGATTTAAAAGAATTATTGTTGGGAGACAAATTAGCTGAAACATTTAAGGTGTTTTGCTTTTCTAGGGGTATTGATGAAATACTAGAAGTTTTTGATAATGATGATAATTTAGATTACTTGTTATAG
- the coaE gene encoding dephospho-CoA kinase (Dephospho-CoA kinase (CoaE) performs the final step in coenzyme A biosynthesis.): MSITNTYPIGITGGIASGKSTASAILKEKLNLTVVCADQISRDITKKPTVIKKIAEQFGESVIINKQVNRAKLREIITNSKEAKKWLEDYLHPVINRELRKQVRESETELTIVDIPLLSPYNIKHYDYLKKVIVVKSELETRIKRLMDRDGKNRQQAVAFIKLQISDEQRDKIASFTIDNTNLSEEELETKLKDVIKEIEGLTKQA; the protein is encoded by the coding sequence ATGTCAATAACTAACACTTATCCTATAGGTATCACAGGCGGCATAGCAAGTGGTAAGTCAACAGCTTCTGCTATACTTAAAGAAAAACTCAACTTAACTGTTGTTTGTGCAGATCAAATAAGTCGAGATATTACTAAGAAACCTACAGTAATAAAAAAAATTGCTGAACAGTTTGGTGAATCTGTAATAATTAATAAACAAGTAAATAGAGCTAAGCTTAGAGAAATTATCACAAACTCAAAAGAAGCTAAAAAATGGTTAGAAGATTATCTACATCCTGTTATTAATAGAGAACTAAGAAAACAAGTTAGAGAATCCGAAACTGAATTAACTATTGTTGACATTCCCCTTCTAAGCCCTTACAACATAAAGCATTATGACTATCTAAAAAAAGTCATTGTTGTAAAATCTGAGCTAGAAACAAGAATCAAAAGGTTAATGGATAGAGATGGTAAAAATAGACAACAAGCCGTTGCATTCATAAAACTTCAAATATCTGATGAGCAAAGAGATAAAATAGCAAGCTTCACTATTGATAATACAAACTTATCTGAAGAGGAGCTAGAAACAAAATTAAAAGACGTAATAAAAGAAATCGAAGGCTTGACTAAACAGGCTTAA
- the trpS gene encoding tryptophan--tRNA ligase — protein sequence MSKKIVLTGITPSGTPHLGNYVGAIKPAIEMSKSEDFDCLYFIADYHSLIKLWDKKLRQQYTHEIASTWLALGLDPNKTTFYRQSDIPEIMELNWILSTVASKGLLNRAHAYKALVDQNLAEENADPDKGITMGLFNYPILMAADILMFDADLVPVGKDQLQHIEIARDICNRFNHIYKTSTLKAPTWLTDEESQTILGLDGRKMSKSYDNTIPIFSAEKKLRKQVMKIITNSQLPEEKKDPSKCTVFAIHKSIANQSEIASLEQKYLEGGMGWGDAKQILFEKINEYLKDAREKYDFYFNNPKEVDDILKQGAEKARTIAKANLLKVKEVVGI from the coding sequence ATGTCTAAAAAAATTGTTCTTACTGGAATAACTCCTTCTGGCACCCCTCATTTAGGGAATTATGTTGGCGCTATTAAGCCCGCTATTGAAATGTCTAAAAGTGAAGATTTTGACTGTTTATATTTTATAGCAGATTATCATTCTCTTATAAAACTATGGGACAAAAAATTAAGACAACAATACACTCACGAAATAGCTTCAACATGGTTAGCTTTAGGCTTAGACCCAAATAAGACTACATTTTATAGACAATCTGATATTCCTGAAATTATGGAGCTTAACTGGATATTATCAACAGTTGCTTCAAAAGGTTTATTAAATAGAGCACATGCTTATAAAGCTCTAGTTGACCAAAATTTAGCTGAGGAAAATGCTGATCCAGACAAAGGAATAACTATGGGGCTTTTTAACTATCCCATACTAATGGCTGCAGATATCTTGATGTTTGATGCAGACTTAGTTCCAGTTGGAAAAGATCAATTACAACACATTGAAATAGCTAGAGATATTTGTAACCGCTTTAACCACATTTATAAAACATCTACTTTAAAAGCCCCTACATGGTTAACTGATGAAGAGAGTCAAACCATATTAGGTCTAGATGGGCGTAAAATGTCAAAGAGCTATGACAACACCATACCAATATTTTCAGCTGAGAAAAAACTTAGAAAACAGGTAATGAAAATAATTACTAACTCTCAATTGCCTGAAGAGAAAAAAGACCCAAGTAAATGTACTGTTTTTGCGATACACAAAAGTATTGCTAATCAAAGTGAAATAGCTAGCTTAGAGCAAAAATATCTAGAAGGTGGTATGGGCTGGGGCGATGCTAAACAAATCCTTTTTGAAAAAATTAATGAGTACCTTAAAGATGCTAGAGAAAAATATGATTTTTACTTTAACAATCCTAAAGAGGTAGATGACATTCTTAAACAAGGAGCTGAAAAAGCTAGAACTATTGCTAAAGCAAACTTACTAAAAGTAAAAGAAGTCGTTGGTATATAA
- a CDS encoding cation:proton antiporter, whose product MDAYFLFSLLTVITALLSYINTKFLKLPKAIGLTILSITFSLLCVSLLSDTNMFVVAISSFDFQSTVLQGMISFLLFANALHFNIIDLKKEVKAIFALASIGLILSTFFTGTLIYFVCLLIGVKLSFGYCLVFGALISPTDPIAVISTLANNKSIPSNIRTRVVGEALFNDATGIVLFVVLSNIVFFSQATTVLQYHGAEYIWIVTKQILIEAGGGIVLGYIFAQVALIFLKTSNDTEVAIFITLAVASMGYLIAHVLNVSGPIAMVIAGLFIGNQLVESKKSCPDQVKKLDRFWLLIDNMLNSFLFILIGLELTSINFSDSAIIVGIIGIFIVTFARFISVSIPITVVDKTLSKISTKDNLLISWSGIKGGVSLALALALPDEGHVIVSITYIVVVLSILLQGSTLKIVLNKIYPPKVIKAANDEIEIKKL is encoded by the coding sequence ATGGATGCATACTTTCTCTTCAGTTTATTAACTGTAATTACTGCTTTATTAAGCTATATAAATACTAAGTTTCTAAAATTACCAAAAGCTATCGGTCTAACAATATTGTCAATAACCTTTTCATTATTATGTGTATCGCTTCTTAGTGACACAAATATGTTTGTTGTTGCAATATCAAGTTTCGATTTCCAATCTACAGTTCTACAAGGTATGATCTCATTCCTGCTTTTTGCTAATGCTTTACACTTCAATATAATTGATCTCAAAAAAGAGGTCAAAGCGATATTTGCCTTGGCAAGTATTGGATTGATTCTTTCAACATTCTTTACTGGTACTCTAATTTATTTCGTGTGTTTGTTGATAGGTGTGAAATTAAGTTTTGGTTATTGTTTAGTATTTGGTGCATTAATTTCCCCAACAGATCCAATAGCTGTAATTAGTACACTAGCAAATAACAAATCTATACCTTCAAACATTAGAACCAGAGTGGTTGGGGAAGCCCTTTTTAATGATGCTACTGGTATCGTATTATTTGTTGTTTTATCAAATATTGTATTCTTTAGCCAAGCTACTACGGTACTTCAATATCATGGCGCTGAATACATCTGGATAGTTACAAAACAAATTTTAATTGAAGCTGGTGGAGGTATTGTCTTAGGATACATATTTGCACAAGTGGCATTAATATTTTTAAAAACTAGCAATGATACAGAGGTAGCAATATTTATTACTTTAGCTGTGGCTAGTATGGGTTATTTAATAGCCCATGTTTTAAATGTATCAGGTCCAATTGCCATGGTTATTGCGGGACTATTTATTGGTAATCAACTGGTCGAATCCAAAAAATCATGTCCTGATCAGGTAAAAAAATTAGATCGCTTTTGGCTATTAATAGATAATATGCTTAACTCATTCCTCTTTATTTTAATAGGTCTAGAGTTAACTAGTATAAATTTCTCTGATAGCGCAATTATTGTAGGAATTATAGGAATATTTATTGTAACTTTTGCTAGATTCATAAGCGTTTCAATCCCAATTACGGTAGTTGATAAAACGCTTTCCAAGATTTCCACAAAAGATAATCTACTCATAAGCTGGTCTGGAATAAAGGGAGGTGTATCCCTAGCTTTAGCCTTAGCCTTACCAGATGAGGGGCACGTTATTGTAAGCATTACCTACATCGTAGTAGTTCTATCTATATTATTACAAGGATCTACACTTAAAATTGTTTTAAATAAAATCTATCCACCGAAAGTTATAAAAGCAGCTAACGATGAAATAGAAATAAAGAAACTATAA
- a CDS encoding gamma-glutamylcyclotransferase family protein — MKKLLLGSLIGVLGISFAIADECHPKIDESQANFIVGYGSLINDKSRQRTNPEAKNVYPVEVKNFKRVWGLRASESFRGTFLLAVPSEGDSFNAVYYPVDTDGVLAADEREHDYCRYKLEPKDVKSLGLKNLPKGQYWIYATNAKEIHEATKEYPIIQSYVDLFMNGCLEIQDRYLIKDYAEQCIKTTGLWNENWINDRVNPRRPTDSTPGAVQIDKLLAPHFSNYYNHSYE; from the coding sequence ATGAAAAAGCTATTATTAGGTTCATTGATAGGAGTTTTAGGTATAAGTTTCGCAATCGCAGATGAGTGTCATCCGAAGATTGATGAAAGTCAGGCTAACTTTATAGTTGGTTATGGTAGTTTAATAAATGATAAATCCAGACAAAGAACTAATCCAGAAGCAAAAAATGTATATCCAGTAGAGGTTAAGAATTTTAAGCGAGTATGGGGATTAAGAGCTAGTGAAAGTTTTAGGGGTACATTTTTATTGGCAGTTCCTTCAGAGGGGGATAGCTTTAATGCTGTTTACTATCCTGTAGATACAGATGGTGTTTTAGCAGCAGATGAGAGAGAGCATGATTATTGTAGATATAAACTTGAACCAAAAGATGTTAAGTCACTAGGTTTGAAAAATTTGCCTAAAGGACAGTACTGGATCTATGCTACTAATGCTAAAGAAATACATGAAGCAACAAAAGAGTATCCAATTATTCAATCATATGTTGATCTATTTATGAATGGATGTTTAGAGATTCAGGATCGCTATTTAATAAAAGATTATGCAGAACAATGTATCAAAACAACAGGTCTTTGGAATGAAAACTGGATAAATGACAGGGTGAATCCAAGAAGACCTACTGACTCCACTCCAGGAGCTGTTCAAATAGATAAATTATTAGCTCCTCATTTTAGTAATTACTATAATCACTCGTATGAGTAG
- a CDS encoding HAD-IA family hydrolase, producing MVKNIFFDLDGTLINSSKDITLAINKMLETLSLPSVDIKTIENIIGKGYPTTVRKVLSLFIEDSNHIEILAPKAIKIVSKTYKQLDGANTILFPNALEILKYFQSKNIKMALVTNKDEKAAIKIISILKLLDFFEITIGGDSTKYYKPHPLPLLHAMKELNAKAEESIMVGDSINDYLCANGAGVKTILISHGYNNGVNLKDLKPFAFIDNLIELKDLI from the coding sequence ATGGTAAAAAATATTTTTTTTGATCTTGATGGTACTCTTATAAATTCATCCAAAGATATTACTTTAGCAATAAACAAAATGCTTGAAACACTTTCTTTACCATCAGTTGATATAAAAACTATAGAAAATATCATTGGCAAAGGCTATCCAACAACAGTTAGAAAAGTTTTATCACTTTTTATAGAAGATTCTAACCATATTGAAATACTAGCACCCAAAGCTATAAAAATAGTTTCAAAAACTTATAAACAATTAGATGGTGCTAATACAATATTATTTCCTAATGCATTAGAGATATTAAAATATTTTCAATCTAAAAATATAAAAATGGCTCTTGTAACCAATAAAGACGAAAAAGCAGCTATTAAAATTATTTCAATTTTAAAACTTTTAGATTTCTTTGAAATCACTATAGGTGGAGATTCTACCAAATACTATAAACCTCATCCATTACCACTATTACATGCTATGAAAGAATTAAATGCAAAAGCAGAAGAAAGTATCATGGTAGGAGACTCAATAAATGATTATTTATGCGCTAATGGAGCTGGAGTTAAAACAATTCTAATCTCGCATGGATATAACAATGGAGTTAACCTAAAAGATCTAAAACCATTTGCCTTCATAGATAATCTTATTGAGCTTAAAGACTTAATATGA